The Aneurinibacillus migulanus genome contains the following window.
ATTGGATGAAAAAAGAAGAGGTTGACGGACTTCTCATTACGAATGGATACAATCGGCGATACGTATCCGGATTTACCGGTTCTTCCGGTTGTTGTCTGTTAATGGAAGACGCGGCGGATTTGATTACGGATTTCCGGTATATTGAACAGGCAACACGTCAGGCTCCATGGTTCGAAATCGTGCAGCATCAGGCAGATATGCTGGAGATGGCCGTTGAACGGGCAAAAGGGCATGGGGTAAAGCGTCTTGGATTCGAGAAGAATCATATCACGTATGCGTTGTACCAGCGCCTTGCAGAGCTTGCCGACAGTATTGAACTGGTACCGGTAGCGGGTGCGGTAGAAGCATCGAGACTTATAAAAAACGCGGACGAAGTACAGATTATCAAAGAAGCGACTGCCATCGCTGATAAGGCGTTCAGCCATATTCTGACTTATATAAAACCGGGCGTGACAGAGCTTGCAGTGGCAAACGAGCTGGAGTTTTATATGCGTTCGCTTGGTGCGACCAGTTCCTCCTTCGATACGATTGTTGCATCTGGGGTACGCTCCGCGCTGCCGCACGGTGTCGCTTCCGACAAGATGATTGAGACAGGTGATATGGTAACGCTTGATTTCGGGGCATATTACAAAGGATATTGTTCCGATATTACCCGCACAATTGCGGTCGGTGAACCTGGAGAGAAGATGCGTGAAATCTATGAGGTGGTCTTGCGGGCGCAATTGAACGGAGTACAGCATATTAAGGCAGGCATGACAGGAAAAGAAGCCGATGCGCTGACCCGTGACATAATCGCTGATGCTGGATACGGTCCTAACTACGGTCATAGCACAGGACATGGCATCGGATTAGAAGTGCATGAGGGACCGACGCTATCAGTACGTGGTGAACAGAAGCTAGTGTCAGGTATGGTTGTAACGGTGGAACCGGGGATTTACCTCGAGGGCATCGGGGGTGTCCGGATTGAGGACGATGTACTGATTACGGAAGAAGGATGCGAGACTTTGACCAGTTCGCCAAAGGAATTGCTTGTAATTTAATATTATTTTTGTGTTATAATTTGAAAGTTAGAAGACAAGAAATAACTGGTTTGTAGGAGGTTTATCCATGATTTCAGTAAACGACTTGCGCCCGGGCACTACGATCGAGTATGACGGAGCTATCTATTCTGTTATTGAATTTCAGCACGTAAAGCCGGGAAAAGGCGCTGCTTTCGTGCGTACTAAGCTGCGCAACCTGCGCAACGGTTCCATTAAGGAAACGACGTTCCGCGCTGGGGAGAAAGTATCGAAAGCAAGAATCGAGACGAAGGAAATGCAATATCTATATGCGTCCGGCGATGAGCACGTGTTTATGGATACGCAAACATATGATCAAATTACATTGCCGACCAGCCAAATCGAGCATGAACTGAAATTCCTCCTGGAGAACATGAATGTGAGTATCGTAATGTTCGAAGGCGAAATCCTCGGTGTACAAGTACCGAACTCGGTAGAACTCACCGTTACGGAAACAGAACCGGGAATTAAAGGCGATACGGCTTCCGGCGGTACGAAGCCAGCGAAGTTGGAAACTGGACTTGTTGTGCAAGTGCCATTCTTCATTAATGAAGGCGACAAACTGGTTATCGATACGCGCAACGAAGCATACGTATCTCGCGCATAATAGATTTCCAGCATAAAGAAAGCGACCTTGTCATAGGTCGCTTTTTTGGTGTGCATATACTAGAAGTTTTCTTGCGCGAATGTATTGATTTTATCCATAGAGGATGCCATCTGCTGGATCGCTTGAGCGATTTCGGTAACTGATGATTCGTGCTTGGCATTAGCTATGTTGTTTTCCTCAATTTTGTGCTTGATTTTATCCATCTCGCTTTGAATGTATTTAATCTGGGTCAGAATTTGACCTGCAGAGTCGTTCGTTTGATTAGCGAGTTTCCTCATCTCCTGGGCTACTACCCCGAATGCCCGCCCTTCATCTCCAAGACGTGCAGATTCAATTGCCGCATTCAACGATAGTAAGTTTGTCTGATCGGCTACATAAGAGATAAGCTTATTCATCTCCATAATGGAGGCGAAGTTTGCATTCATCTGAGTAATTTCGTCTTCGATCTCATTGAAGTTGCTGACCATTTGTTCCGACATGTCACTTAAATCGGTTATAGACGCGTCGATTTGCCCTGTCACAGAGTATACTTCGTGAATGGACGTTTTCAGTGTATTCTGTGTGGATGTATCGGCCGTAATGGCTAGTACGCCATCGTCGAGCGGGAACGCCTGAACGCGAAGCGGCATGCCGTATACGTCCTGTGGTACGTTGTATTCTGCCGGACGGCGTGTCTCGATTACATGATATATTGGACTTTCGCGTCGTATAACATCTCCGGGACTTAGAAAGCGGATCGAGCCTGTGCTTGACAGCACATTGCCGTTCGCATCCCCAACCACGATGGCAGACTGCTTAGTGCGTATAAGCGATTGTATAATCGGCGTCCACTCTTTTACGTTTTGAATTGATGGCATAAGAATAGTTTCCCCCTTTTCTTCATTATGGGAGGAAAAGGAGGAAAAATCCAACGAAATTTACGGTTGTAACAAAACTTTCATCCTGGGTCTTTAGGTATGTTGGAAAGTGATCGCAGGAACAGTCGGAAATGTCCATGCTTGCTTTTTAACTGTCCTGGTTTGTGAATGAAACGGATCGTTAGTAAGACGAGTAGTAGGCATGCTGCAGATGTTCCCCAGAATAGCGGAAGAGGACGGTCAAGCAGTGCACCGAATACCGCCGGTCCTGCAGCGATACCGAAAAATCGGATGCTGTTGTACAG
Protein-coding sequences here:
- a CDS encoding M24 family metallopeptidase; translated protein: METKLRKIRDWMKKEEVDGLLITNGYNRRYVSGFTGSSGCCLLMEDAADLITDFRYIEQATRQAPWFEIVQHQADMLEMAVERAKGHGVKRLGFEKNHITYALYQRLAELADSIELVPVAGAVEASRLIKNADEVQIIKEATAIADKAFSHILTYIKPGVTELAVANELEFYMRSLGATSSSFDTIVASGVRSALPHGVASDKMIETGDMVTLDFGAYYKGYCSDITRTIAVGEPGEKMREIYEVVLRAQLNGVQHIKAGMTGKEADALTRDIIADAGYGPNYGHSTGHGIGLEVHEGPTLSVRGEQKLVSGMVVTVEPGIYLEGIGGVRIEDDVLITEEGCETLTSSPKELLVI
- the efp gene encoding elongation factor P, which encodes MISVNDLRPGTTIEYDGAIYSVIEFQHVKPGKGAAFVRTKLRNLRNGSIKETTFRAGEKVSKARIETKEMQYLYASGDEHVFMDTQTYDQITLPTSQIEHELKFLLENMNVSIVMFEGEILGVQVPNSVELTVTETEPGIKGDTASGGTKPAKLETGLVVQVPFFINEGDKLVIDTRNEAYVSRA
- a CDS encoding methyl-accepting chemotaxis protein, translated to MPSIQNVKEWTPIIQSLIRTKQSAIVVGDANGNVLSSTGSIRFLSPGDVIRRESPIYHVIETRRPAEYNVPQDVYGMPLRVQAFPLDDGVLAITADTSTQNTLKTSIHEVYSVTGQIDASITDLSDMSEQMVSNFNEIEDEITQMNANFASIMEMNKLISYVADQTNLLSLNAAIESARLGDEGRAFGVVAQEMRKLANQTNDSAGQILTQIKYIQSEMDKIKHKIEENNIANAKHESSVTEIAQAIQQMASSMDKINTFAQENF